A portion of the Candidatus Bathyarchaeota archaeon genome contains these proteins:
- a CDS encoding formylmethanofuran dehydrogenase subunit B: MSVIKNVTCPVCGTLCDDLEITVEKNVIIDVKNACAIGEAKFMNFSNPEHRNLKPLVRKGGELREVSLDEAVEKSAKILADASYPILYGWSCTSCEAIRIGVELAEEVGGVIDNTSTVCHGPSILSIQDIGISTCTLGQIRHRADLIIYWGCDPYSAHPRHMERYTAFSDGRFQESEWEHYVGRLRGILGKKRLRRASELVSTKEISLPAVTGQKLPPEFETEKRKLVVVDVRKTRSAEFADFFIQVEPNKDFELLQALRLLVRDEELEVDKVAGVPVDLLEELADTMIKCNFGVVFFGVGLTMSYGKLQNIDAAIALTRDLNYRTKFVIMPMRGHFNVAGSNIVSTWQTGYPFAVDFSQGYPRYNPGETSVVDILCRDDADAGLIVASDPVSNFPKEAVQNLVKNPLIAIDPVISPTTMMADVVLPSAFVGVEVGNSTAYRMDGVPLPLKKVVEPPEGVLSDKEILQRILKDVKRFKHH, encoded by the coding sequence ATGTCAGTAATCAAAAATGTTACATGTCCAGTTTGCGGAACACTGTGTGACGATCTCGAAATTACAGTAGAGAAAAACGTTATAATCGATGTTAAAAATGCATGTGCAATTGGCGAAGCAAAATTCATGAATTTCTCCAACCCAGAACATCGAAACCTAAAACCTCTTGTAAGAAAAGGAGGAGAACTGAGAGAGGTTTCTTTAGACGAAGCGGTAGAAAAAAGCGCTAAGATCCTCGCCGACGCATCATACCCAATACTCTATGGGTGGAGCTGCACGAGCTGCGAAGCCATTCGGATAGGCGTAGAACTGGCTGAAGAAGTTGGAGGAGTCATAGACAACACTTCTACCGTCTGCCACGGTCCCTCAATACTAAGCATCCAAGATATCGGCATATCAACCTGCACCCTAGGTCAAATTCGCCATCGCGCTGACCTAATTATTTATTGGGGATGCGATCCTTACAGTGCCCACCCTCGCCACATGGAACGTTACACAGCTTTTTCAGATGGGCGCTTCCAAGAAAGTGAATGGGAACATTATGTCGGGCGTCTACGGGGCATATTGGGCAAGAAAAGACTACGCAGAGCTTCAGAACTGGTATCAACGAAGGAAATTTCATTGCCAGCTGTCACAGGACAAAAACTGCCACCTGAGTTTGAAACGGAAAAGCGAAAACTAGTCGTTGTAGATGTCCGAAAAACTCGTTCCGCAGAATTCGCCGATTTCTTCATTCAAGTTGAACCGAATAAAGACTTTGAACTCCTTCAAGCTCTCCGTTTATTAGTAAGAGATGAGGAACTCGAAGTCGACAAAGTCGCCGGCGTGCCTGTTGATCTGCTTGAAGAGCTCGCAGATACGATGATAAAATGCAACTTCGGCGTCGTGTTCTTCGGAGTTGGTTTAACCATGAGCTACGGGAAACTACAAAATATTGACGCCGCAATTGCTTTGACGCGAGATCTGAACTACCGCACAAAATTCGTTATCATGCCAATGCGAGGCCACTTCAATGTTGCAGGTTCAAATATTGTGTCTACTTGGCAAACAGGTTATCCCTTCGCCGTAGATTTCTCGCAAGGCTATCCACGTTACAACCCTGGCGAAACATCTGTAGTGGACATACTTTGTCGTGACGACGCTGATGCAGGCCTAATTGTGGCGTCCGACCCTGTTTCCAATTTTCCAAAAGAAGCAGTTCAAAACTTGGTGAAAAACCCTTTAATCGCCATCGACCCCGTGATCTCTCCAACAACCATGATGGCCGACGTAGTGCTTCCTTCCGCCTTCGTAGGGGTCGAGGTTGGAAACTCAACCGCTTACAGAATGGACGGGGTGCCCCTACCGCTCAAGAAAGTTGTTGAACCACCGGAAGGAGTTCTATCTGACAAGGAAATTCTACAAAGGATTCTTAAGGACGTGAAGAGGTTCAAACATCACTAA
- a CDS encoding type II toxin-antitoxin system RelE/ParE family toxin, translated as MLKGVLSDIRKIRVYDYRVAYKIHSSNKTIEVFFVDHRKRAYQKLKQLRREEVIQDSHNAQKHINSESDSSIRCVL; from the coding sequence ATGCTGAAGGGTGTGCTTTCCGATATTCGTAAAATAAGAGTTTACGACTATCGTGTGGCTTATAAAATTCATAGTTCAAACAAAACCATAGAAGTATTTTTTGTTGATCATCGAAAACGAGCATACCAGAAACTTAAGCAACTTCGAAGAGAAGAAGTAATTCAAGATTCTCATAATGCCCAAAAGCATATTAATTCTGAATCTGATAGTAGCATTAGATGTGTGTTATGA
- a CDS encoding formylmethanofuran dehydrogenase subunit A, whose amino-acid sequence MEGLLIKNGFVYDPLNNIDGEKMDIAVYNGKIVEKSENAKVIDASGMVVMPGGVDMHSHIAGAKVNVGRLLRPEDHYKDVEPKTTQTRSGVGYSIPSTFTTGYRYARMGWTTVMDPAMPPLKAKHTHEELNDTPMIDKGSYPLLGSNWFVLEHLRAKEYEECAAYVAWMMNATKGYAIKIVNPGGVEAWGFGRNVRDIDDPVPNFDITPREIIQGLCKVNKLLNMPHTIHVHTNNLGKPGNYLTTLETMKCVENLATDEKPVIHLTHCQFSSFAGENWRTFKSASEEISKYVNSHSHVTIDMGQIIFTNTTTMTADGPFQFALHRMTGNKWVNNDVEAETTSGIVPFHYKRKSYVHAIQWTIGLELALQIKDPWKVFLTTDHPNAGPFTAYPKVISWLMSQKARIAIMEKISKRARRRALLPAIDREYTLYEIAVATRAGQAKALGLKNKGHLGVGADADITIYDLDPEKTNLSKHPKRIRRAFKSAAYTIKNGEVVVKNGEIIKSVSGKTYWVNVKASPSLLELEPELQKVFEEYYTVKYENYLVPEHHLATAAPIPIQAKV is encoded by the coding sequence GTGGAAGGACTCTTAATCAAGAACGGCTTTGTCTATGACCCGTTGAACAATATCGACGGAGAAAAAATGGATATTGCTGTCTATAATGGCAAGATTGTGGAGAAATCGGAAAACGCCAAGGTGATTGATGCTTCTGGAATGGTTGTGATGCCTGGCGGTGTAGATATGCACTCTCACATTGCAGGCGCTAAAGTAAACGTAGGTAGATTACTACGGCCAGAAGACCACTACAAAGATGTGGAGCCTAAAACAACTCAAACGCGGTCAGGAGTTGGCTATTCAATTCCTTCAACTTTTACAACGGGCTATCGTTACGCAAGAATGGGGTGGACTACTGTAATGGACCCAGCAATGCCTCCACTAAAAGCTAAACACACACATGAAGAATTGAATGACACCCCCATGATAGACAAGGGCTCGTATCCTCTTTTAGGCAGCAACTGGTTCGTGTTAGAACATCTGAGAGCAAAGGAGTATGAGGAATGCGCTGCCTACGTAGCTTGGATGATGAACGCCACCAAAGGATACGCCATCAAAATCGTTAACCCTGGAGGAGTCGAAGCGTGGGGCTTTGGCAGGAATGTCCGCGATATTGATGATCCTGTGCCGAACTTTGACATAACTCCACGCGAAATCATCCAAGGCTTATGCAAAGTGAATAAACTTCTCAACATGCCACACACCATACATGTACACACAAACAACCTCGGAAAACCAGGCAACTACCTCACAACCTTAGAAACCATGAAATGCGTTGAGAACTTGGCAACCGACGAAAAACCTGTAATTCACTTAACTCATTGTCAGTTCAGCTCCTTTGCAGGCGAAAATTGGCGCACTTTCAAATCTGCTTCAGAAGAAATCTCTAAATACGTAAATTCTCACAGCCACGTCACTATAGACATGGGACAAATCATTTTCACAAACACGACAACAATGACAGCTGATGGCCCATTCCAGTTCGCTCTTCATAGGATGACTGGCAACAAATGGGTAAACAACGATGTAGAGGCTGAAACTACCTCTGGAATAGTGCCATTCCATTACAAACGAAAAAGTTACGTTCACGCAATTCAATGGACAATCGGGCTAGAACTCGCCCTTCAAATAAAAGACCCATGGAAAGTATTCCTAACGACAGATCACCCCAACGCTGGACCATTCACGGCGTATCCGAAGGTTATATCATGGCTCATGAGCCAAAAAGCAAGAATTGCAATTATGGAAAAAATAAGCAAGAGGGCAAGACGGCGAGCTCTGCTCCCTGCAATAGACAGAGAATACACGCTCTACGAAATTGCAGTAGCTACCCGGGCTGGTCAGGCTAAAGCTCTGGGCTTGAAGAACAAGGGACATCTAGGGGTTGGGGCTGACGCAGACATAACTATCTATGATCTGGATCCAGAAAAAACGAATCTGTCAAAGCATCCTAAACGAATCAGACGTGCCTTCAAAAGCGCTGCTTACACCATAAAAAATGGAGAAGTTGTAGTGAAAAACGGAGAAATCATCAAATCCGTCAGCGGAAAAACGTATTGGGTTAATGTAAAGGCTTCTCCAAGCCTTTTAGAGCTTGAGCCAGAGCTTCAGAAAGTCTTCGAAGAATATTATACGGTTAAATATGAAAACTATCTCGTGCCAGAACATCACCTAGCAACTGCAGCCCCAATTCCGATACAAGCAAAGGTGTAA
- a CDS encoding formylmethanofuran dehydrogenase subunit C produces MAITLRLKKELKAPISGECLSPNIFAGKSLEEIANLQLWEGNRKRRINDVFEIEGNCGKTPSDVTLRLIGNLSKVHRIGVGMTDGEVKVQGDVGMHLGEEMKGGKITVEGNADSWVGSAMKGGTIEVKKDAGDYIGGAYRGSTKGMQGGTIIIHGNAGTEVGCYMRKGLIKVYGDVDQFVGIRMRKGNIIVHGNAKERAGAFMIGGKIILCSSVASVLPTFTIDSIKSKAKAEEEKIKGPFYLFIGDLTEHGNGKLYVSKNKNEHLKNCEEIL; encoded by the coding sequence ATGGCTATAACGCTGCGACTAAAAAAGGAGCTAAAAGCACCAATTAGCGGAGAATGTCTCTCCCCAAACATCTTTGCTGGAAAGTCATTAGAGGAAATAGCGAACCTTCAGCTTTGGGAAGGAAACCGCAAACGAAGAATAAACGATGTTTTTGAGATAGAAGGAAACTGCGGGAAAACGCCTAGTGACGTAACCCTCCGTCTCATTGGGAATCTGTCTAAGGTTCACAGGATAGGTGTAGGTATGACTGACGGCGAAGTAAAAGTTCAAGGAGATGTTGGAATGCATCTTGGCGAAGAGATGAAAGGCGGAAAAATCACAGTAGAAGGCAACGCTGATTCTTGGGTTGGTTCTGCAATGAAAGGTGGAACAATTGAAGTGAAAAAAGACGCAGGAGACTACATCGGCGGAGCCTATCGAGGAAGCACCAAAGGCATGCAAGGTGGAACAATCATTATACACGGAAATGCCGGAACAGAAGTTGGGTGCTACATGAGGAAAGGTTTAATCAAAGTCTACGGTGATGTCGATCAATTTGTGGGCATTCGCATGAGAAAGGGAAATATAATTGTTCACGGCAACGCCAAAGAAAGAGCTGGAGCATTCATGATAGGCGGAAAAATAATCTTGTGCAGCTCCGTTGCATCTGTTCTACCTACATTTACAATCGACAGCATAAAGAGCAAAGCAAAAGCAGAAGAAGAAAAAATCAAAGGCCCATTTTATCTGTTTATCGGCGATCTCACTGAACATGGAAACGGAAAGCTCTATGTATCAAAAAACAAAAACGAACATCTAAAAAACTGCGAAGAAATACTTTGA
- a CDS encoding methenyltetrahydromethanopterin cyclohydrolase yields MSVNQKAYELVQTLCEESAEYCVSVKKTKPGTTLIDAGIRSKGGFNAGKTITEICMGGLGEARIFSKSYDNFELPAIFIQTDNPAVATLGSQFAGWQIKSGDFFAIGSGPARALALKPHDIFDKIKYEDKADVAVIVLETSKEPSESLIKELSSECKVAPSQLYIILVPTTSAAGSTQISGRIVETGVHKLLKLGVNPLSIQHAWGYAPIAPVDPKFTEAMGKTNDAILYGGVSYYALKHKSDEKLKALLEKAPSSASKQYGKPFKEIFKEANYDFYQIDPNLFAPARFIVNNVTTGNVFQVGEVNVKVLKQSLGLLL; encoded by the coding sequence TTGAGCGTAAATCAGAAAGCCTATGAACTAGTTCAGACGTTGTGCGAGGAATCTGCCGAATACTGCGTATCAGTTAAAAAAACAAAGCCAGGAACAACATTAATTGACGCAGGAATACGTTCGAAAGGCGGCTTCAACGCAGGCAAAACGATCACAGAAATCTGCATGGGCGGTCTTGGCGAAGCACGCATATTTTCAAAAAGCTACGACAACTTTGAACTTCCCGCAATATTTATCCAAACCGACAACCCCGCAGTAGCCACTTTAGGTTCCCAATTCGCAGGATGGCAAATAAAATCTGGCGATTTCTTCGCAATAGGTTCTGGTCCAGCCCGTGCATTGGCCTTGAAGCCTCACGATATTTTTGACAAGATAAAATACGAGGACAAGGCAGACGTTGCAGTGATAGTTCTAGAAACCAGCAAAGAGCCCTCGGAATCACTCATTAAAGAATTATCTTCTGAATGTAAAGTTGCACCCAGCCAGCTATACATTATCCTAGTTCCCACAACAAGTGCAGCAGGGTCAACACAAATTTCTGGGAGAATTGTAGAGACAGGTGTACACAAGCTACTGAAGTTGGGAGTTAATCCATTATCTATTCAGCATGCATGGGGATACGCACCTATCGCTCCAGTTGATCCGAAATTTACAGAAGCCATGGGAAAAACGAACGACGCAATTCTATATGGCGGCGTTAGCTACTACGCGTTAAAACACAAAAGTGACGAGAAACTAAAGGCTCTATTAGAGAAGGCTCCTTCATCAGCCTCCAAACAATATGGCAAACCATTTAAAGAAATCTTCAAAGAAGCCAACTACGACTTCTACCAAATCGATCCAAACCTTTTCGCCCCTGCAAGGTTCATCGTAAACAATGTTACAACGGGCAATGTTTTCCAAGTTGGAGAAGTCAACGTGAAGGTACTTAAACAATCACTGGGTTTGTTGCTTTAG
- a CDS encoding methyltransferase domain-containing protein, which yields MTEWKQKLQHIHYYNRTANLYNLRYTEEQNLKIKAAVENLDLEKQRSILDMGCGTGLLLPRIRKMAENVVGLDISKGMLGEVKFSIKRSANVHFVLADADNTPFRNNYFDMAFAITLLQNMPNPHHTLQEVKRITKLNATIIVTALKKRFTEHSFLKLLEEADLKPKLLKTGPNLKCHIATCNKRN from the coding sequence ATGACTGAGTGGAAGCAAAAACTCCAACACATACACTATTACAATCGCACTGCAAACCTCTATAACCTCCGCTATACCGAGGAGCAGAATCTTAAGATTAAGGCTGCTGTAGAAAACCTGGACCTTGAGAAACAACGTTCGATTCTCGACATGGGCTGCGGAACCGGACTACTTCTTCCGAGAATACGAAAAATGGCGGAAAACGTTGTTGGTTTAGACATATCTAAGGGCATGCTAGGAGAGGTAAAATTCTCCATAAAGCGTTCAGCAAATGTTCATTTCGTTTTGGCCGACGCAGACAACACTCCTTTCCGTAACAACTACTTTGATATGGCTTTTGCCATAACCTTGCTGCAAAACATGCCTAACCCACATCATACCCTTCAAGAAGTAAAACGCATCACAAAGCTCAATGCTACCATAATCGTTACAGCCTTGAAAAAGCGTTTCACTGAACATTCCTTTCTAAAGCTTTTAGAAGAAGCGGATTTAAAGCCTAAATTATTGAAGACGGGTCCCAATCTGAAATGTCACATTGCAACATGCAATAAGCGTAACTAA
- the nucS gene encoding endonuclease NucS — MVSRKHALVLENPRIDEETQRSIKEALAQRKLLLLVGNCWVNYKGRASSKLEPGERIVIIKEDGSVLVHRPCGYEPVNWQPPGCIFQSHVKDGVLQITAVRRKPAESLRIYFDHIYLLSTLKLKDTGEFSLHASEEDMQKAVLLKPSIIEEGFKPISFEKKVEPGFVDVYGIDGEGKLVVVEIKRKTAGRNAALQLSRYVKAVQGIVNREVRGILVAPNIAKGTQTMLVTLGLTFKSLDPRKCAEILHKSQTRKLADFFEGSE; from the coding sequence GTGGTTAGTCGAAAGCACGCTCTCGTTCTTGAGAATCCAAGAATTGATGAAGAAACACAGAGGTCGATAAAGGAAGCACTTGCTCAACGTAAACTCTTGCTTTTGGTTGGAAACTGCTGGGTTAACTATAAAGGGCGAGCCAGTAGCAAGCTTGAACCAGGAGAACGTATTGTCATAATAAAGGAAGATGGCTCTGTTTTAGTTCACCGTCCATGCGGCTATGAGCCCGTAAACTGGCAACCGCCTGGATGCATTTTTCAATCGCATGTTAAAGATGGTGTCTTGCAGATTACGGCTGTACGTCGCAAGCCTGCAGAATCTCTACGCATATACTTCGACCACATCTACTTACTTTCAACACTGAAGCTAAAAGACACAGGCGAGTTTTCGCTTCATGCAAGCGAGGAAGACATGCAGAAGGCAGTTCTACTGAAGCCTTCAATCATAGAAGAGGGATTTAAGCCAATTAGCTTTGAGAAGAAAGTTGAGCCTGGCTTTGTGGATGTTTACGGAATAGATGGCGAAGGCAAATTAGTTGTTGTGGAGATTAAACGGAAAACTGCTGGACGGAATGCTGCGCTGCAACTGTCTAGATACGTGAAGGCTGTGCAAGGCATAGTCAACCGGGAAGTGAGGGGAATACTTGTGGCTCCAAACATTGCAAAGGGAACACAGACGATGCTGGTAACACTCGGGTTAACCTTTAAGTCCTTAGACCCAAGAAAATGCGCTGAAATTCTTCATAAATCGCAAACACGCAAGCTTGCTGACTTCTTCGAGGGTTCTGAATAG
- a CDS encoding aminopeptidase P family protein has protein sequence MVRLTASENEHKRRIERVKETLSKRKLDALYLTSGVSFFYLTGYSYIATERPAALVIPLNGEITFMGPLLETDHIPLKTRLIKNIKTYPDYPGKKHPIDHFAQFLKDIGLARKRIGTDNMAGAAGIWGYTGPPITEKLPKTKFILAKDIIENMRLIKSKEEIELIRESAKWANLAHSLLQEYTMPGLWDFDVAIAASHEASVIMKKSLGPNYVPQRWGRFPAGAGFRGQVGEMSAIPHSIATKRPMKDGDVLITGAGAEIGGYSCELERTMILGEPTLKQQKYFEIMLKAQEAAFKALRPGVKCSSVDKATSKVLKKAGLSKLMRHHTGHGLGLEGHEPPWLDVGNEVVLKPGMIVSCEPGIYEPGFGGFRHSDTVLITEDSTEMITYYPRDLESLTIPT, from the coding sequence ATGGTAAGGTTAACCGCAAGTGAAAACGAGCACAAAAGACGAATAGAACGCGTCAAAGAAACGCTTTCCAAAAGAAAACTTGATGCCCTCTACCTCACAAGCGGCGTCAGCTTTTTCTACTTAACTGGTTATTCCTATATCGCCACTGAACGTCCAGCAGCACTGGTCATTCCACTGAACGGCGAAATCACTTTTATGGGACCGCTACTGGAAACTGACCACATTCCATTAAAAACACGTCTCATAAAAAACATCAAAACCTACCCAGACTACCCAGGAAAGAAGCATCCCATTGACCATTTCGCCCAATTCCTGAAAGACATAGGCTTAGCAAGAAAACGAATAGGCACTGACAACATGGCAGGCGCCGCAGGAATTTGGGGATACACTGGGCCTCCAATTACTGAGAAACTGCCAAAAACCAAGTTTATCCTTGCCAAAGACATTATTGAAAACATGCGCTTGATAAAATCCAAAGAAGAAATCGAACTCATCCGAGAAAGCGCAAAATGGGCAAACCTAGCACATTCACTGCTGCAAGAATATACGATGCCAGGGTTATGGGACTTTGACGTGGCTATAGCTGCCAGCCATGAAGCGTCAGTGATCATGAAAAAATCTCTCGGACCAAACTATGTGCCTCAACGTTGGGGGCGGTTCCCAGCGGGTGCAGGCTTTCGAGGGCAAGTTGGCGAAATGTCTGCTATTCCCCACTCTATAGCAACAAAGCGACCTATGAAAGACGGCGACGTACTTATAACGGGAGCCGGAGCAGAAATAGGAGGCTACAGCTGTGAACTTGAGCGTACTATGATACTGGGCGAACCAACCTTAAAACAACAAAAATACTTCGAAATCATGTTGAAGGCGCAAGAAGCAGCCTTTAAAGCCTTAAGACCAGGCGTAAAATGTAGCAGTGTAGACAAAGCGACATCGAAAGTTCTTAAAAAAGCTGGCTTGAGCAAATTAATGAGACATCATACTGGTCACGGCTTGGGGTTAGAGGGACATGAACCGCCATGGTTAGATGTTGGAAACGAAGTAGTACTAAAGCCAGGGATGATTGTAAGTTGCGAGCCAGGCATTTACGAACCTGGTTTTGGCGGCTTTAGGCATTCCGACACCGTTCTAATCACTGAAGACAGCACAGAAATGATTACCTATTACCCAAGAGATTTGGAATCCTTGACAATTCCAACCTAA
- a CDS encoding zinc-ribbon domain-containing protein, with protein MFCSNCSKELPENAYFCPKCGVRTRKGVEAGISTPWEELRVAFSRMGEEIEKAFSIAGKEMEKAFKTAKEKIKEATSREPVVCSDCGEENRADDMFCYKCGKKLE; from the coding sequence GTGTTTTGTTCAAATTGTAGCAAAGAGCTACCTGAAAACGCATATTTCTGCCCCAAATGCGGCGTGAGAACTAGAAAGGGCGTAGAAGCAGGCATTTCCACTCCATGGGAAGAGTTGAGAGTAGCCTTTTCGAGAATGGGAGAAGAGATAGAGAAAGCATTTTCGATAGCTGGCAAAGAAATGGAGAAAGCCTTCAAAACAGCAAAAGAAAAAATTAAGGAAGCAACCAGCAGAGAACCAGTTGTCTGCTCCGATTGCGGAGAAGAGAATCGTGCTGATGATATGTTCTGTTACAAGTGCGGCAAAAAGCTCGAGTAG
- the asnS gene encoding asparagine--tRNA ligase, with the protein MSFTPIQDILAGKHESEQISIRGWVYRKRESKKTIFLLIRDATGIIQSTIKEGTQAWKEAEKITIESSTTLSGTVKKDNRAPGGYEISTDEITIIGLAETFPIAKDQSEEFLRDVRHLWLRSRKMNLIMRVRSEVLWLMHKFFREKGFIEISPPMFITSACEGGATLFETKYFDRDLFLTQSAQLYSEILIHSLEKVYTCAPSFRAEKSRTIRHLCEYWHLEPEWAFADMDDVMQIEEELVSYVCQKVAKHCKRELQELGVDPKKLLKIKPPFPRITYKEAIEKLRKKGLEIKWGEDLGYDEEKALAEDFKGPFFVHDYPKKIKAFYCKTYRDKPEIAMSVDMLVPRIGELTTGGAREDDKDELIRRVKELGLQVEDYDWYIDMRRYGTVPHAGFGLGVERLLMWMLDLDNIIDTIPFPRTLRRSYP; encoded by the coding sequence ATGTCCTTCACACCAATCCAAGACATTCTTGCAGGCAAGCACGAGAGCGAACAGATTAGCATCCGAGGGTGGGTTTACAGAAAACGAGAAAGCAAAAAAACCATCTTTCTACTAATACGCGACGCAACTGGAATAATACAGTCCACAATAAAGGAAGGAACGCAAGCTTGGAAAGAAGCAGAAAAAATAACTATCGAATCCTCCACCACTCTCAGCGGAACGGTAAAAAAAGACAATCGGGCACCCGGCGGATACGAAATCTCTACAGATGAAATAACAATTATTGGTTTGGCTGAAACATTCCCAATTGCTAAGGATCAGAGCGAAGAGTTTCTCCGAGACGTTAGGCATCTGTGGCTGCGCAGCAGAAAAATGAATCTTATCATGAGAGTAAGAAGCGAAGTCTTGTGGCTTATGCACAAGTTCTTCAGAGAGAAAGGCTTCATAGAAATTTCTCCGCCCATGTTCATAACCAGCGCATGCGAAGGCGGTGCCACTCTATTTGAAACAAAATACTTCGACCGAGACCTATTCTTGACACAGAGTGCGCAGCTGTATTCGGAGATTCTTATCCACTCTTTAGAGAAGGTTTACACATGTGCACCCTCTTTTAGAGCGGAGAAAAGCAGAACAATTCGTCATCTTTGCGAATACTGGCATTTAGAGCCAGAGTGGGCATTTGCGGACATGGATGATGTCATGCAGATTGAAGAAGAACTCGTAAGCTACGTCTGCCAAAAAGTGGCAAAACATTGCAAGCGAGAGCTGCAAGAGCTGGGGGTTGACCCGAAAAAACTATTGAAAATCAAGCCGCCTTTCCCAAGAATAACCTATAAAGAGGCAATTGAAAAACTGCGAAAAAAAGGTTTAGAAATAAAGTGGGGTGAAGACCTGGGCTATGATGAAGAGAAGGCGTTGGCTGAAGATTTTAAGGGCCCCTTCTTCGTCCATGACTATCCAAAGAAGATAAAGGCGTTTTACTGCAAAACTTACAGAGACAAGCCGGAAATAGCGATGTCTGTGGACATGCTGGTGCCTAGAATAGGTGAGTTGACAACTGGTGGTGCCAGGGAAGATGACAAGGACGAGTTGATTAGAAGAGTTAAGGAGCTAGGCTTGCAAGTGGAAGATTACGACTGGTACATTGATATGCGAAGATATGGCACAGTTCCCCATGCAGGATTTGGATTAGGTGTAGAACGACTGCTTATGTGGATGCTTGACTTGGACAACATAATAGATACCATTCCGTTTCCACGAACCTTGCGGAGAAGCTATCCCTAG
- a CDS encoding geranylgeranylglycerol-phosphate geranylgeranyltransferase, giving the protein MSKANAFVRLIRPVNCAMMGFAVIVGVALAEKAILFQQPHSLLLGFVTGFLLTGAAMAINDYYDRKIDAVNEPERPIPSGAVSPNGALVFASFLTFIGLTAALLTGLSPNWQCFAIAFVSWVIVILYVTKGKSTGFPGNLLVSACVAVPFVYGGFVIGKGFLMTTGLFVAMVFLSNTGREITKGIVDVQGDKEASIRTIAVLYGERKAAAIAAIFYLSAVSITPLPWILGIVSFWFLPFIFWTDMGLILTSILLLSNPSRENARRIKNRNLFWFLSGLLAFIAGSPG; this is encoded by the coding sequence ATGAGTAAGGCAAATGCTTTCGTTAGGTTGATTCGACCTGTCAACTGTGCAATGATGGGGTTTGCAGTGATTGTTGGCGTTGCTCTAGCTGAAAAAGCAATTCTCTTCCAACAGCCTCATAGCTTATTGCTTGGCTTTGTAACTGGTTTTCTATTGACTGGTGCAGCCATGGCGATAAATGATTATTATGACAGGAAAATCGACGCAGTTAATGAACCTGAACGACCGATTCCAAGCGGTGCAGTCAGCCCGAATGGGGCTTTAGTGTTTGCTTCATTTTTAACGTTTATTGGTCTTACAGCAGCTTTATTAACAGGGCTATCTCCGAATTGGCAATGCTTTGCCATAGCCTTTGTTTCTTGGGTTATTGTTATTCTATACGTAACAAAAGGGAAAAGCACTGGTTTCCCGGGAAACTTACTGGTCAGCGCTTGCGTTGCAGTACCCTTTGTATATGGAGGCTTTGTGATTGGAAAGGGCTTCTTGATGACGACTGGTCTTTTTGTTGCTATGGTTTTTCTTTCGAACACGGGGCGTGAGATTACGAAGGGAATAGTAGACGTTCAGGGCGACAAAGAGGCGAGTATAAGGACGATTGCGGTGTTGTATGGAGAGCGAAAGGCGGCAGCTATCGCTGCTATATTCTATCTCTCCGCCGTCTCCATAACTCCTTTGCCATGGATTTTAGGAATTGTTTCTTTCTGGTTTCTCCCGTTTATCTTCTGGACAGACATGGGATTAATTTTAACCTCTATTCTACTTCTCTCAAATCCCTCAAGAGAAAACGCTAGGAGAATTAAAAATCGAAACCTATTTTGGTTCCTAAGCGGATTGCTGGCGTTTATTGCTGGAAGCCCAGGTTGA